One Colias croceus chromosome 28, ilColCroc2.1 DNA window includes the following coding sequences:
- the LOC123704171 gene encoding zinc finger CCCH domain-containing protein 13-like, whose amino-acid sequence MKRSRHRWLGLSLFCIAIIALSSVPNTSAARATSLFKTTSTTAAPEEESPVPDDEAQVEPTTEAETNTTSKLSGKPQIDYIYDPNLPRELNGYNLSEYPFYEAVPPPETMDFKCDGLHDGFYASIPHKCQVYHHCLFGTRYDFLCANYTAFDQKTFICQFVSEVDCKNSANYFSRNEALYKQDSTTTPAPPSTTTTTTTTTPRPPRPGRRRPYHRYEYYDDDEYYYPRDRDEYDYEERGGRRQRPRPARPGKRRPQDDYDDRYETRTRPRDEAEEEYEDRRPYDRPRTKRPYTDYRRPYDDEEIRPYKGGRRQRPRDEEDERYRAEDEDRPRPSARPKQRPRDEFRSRDDVENDKLDRPRDDERLRDERPRDEMRPRDEVRPRDEVRPRDEIRPRDEMRPRDEVRPRDEIRPRDEIRPRDEIRPRDEVRPRDEIRPRDEKRPRDEPEIIDDIKPRDEVRPRDEIRPRYEFRSRDDKRPDRRPLRDEIADVKPTERPSGEGRGQFRPFKGREREERPYVKPERNYDDEDKIEEEKRQVSTAPDPSQPLVKPNGHGIFSKPRMPPKIKRPVPLSEKDKYDYVPVSTTKLPAKAADDDYYDDYEEDDISRPMPSAKTSTFQQRPKPEPVEREKFKPSRPTGPANLKVKKPKRPIDYDDDEYYYEPTPKTAKYTYAQRGKEDRPLKVKDDDYYDEEKEKEASPRKRLDDDIVDKVKDVRTNVKVVKRPFLPSRGGSPYLPRGLQPVGGKNLNSAPNTTPKPTTTSSTTTTSTTTTTTTTTTTTPKPTTTRQTTTTTRTTTVPTAATTPKLEEEYEYYDEDEEDYESKKEPETTTKAAEVKTNPPTTTQANRAKDLATKVLRTFNDNYEAIKEQLESTLKPGAYLKPYISQINKEDKKIEPKPEISKPYTATGKPLKLDVSIKQNLADSIENEYDERFNDALAPALPNIRAPSGFIVPTNRDYTFSRFRNSLQPDPQYAASELSQYQVRKLPQISGVSIRTPTSYYLKPQGYKDGLTRPVRQLVYRPYYGDFF is encoded by the exons ATGAAGCGATCACGGCACAGATGGCTGGGgttaagtttatttt GTATAGCAATAATAGCCCTGTCCAGTGTACCTAACACATCAGCTGCCAGGGCCACCTCCCTCTTCAAGACCACATCCACAACTGCTGCCCCTGAGGAGGAATCTCCAGTCCCTGATGATGAAGCACAA GTGGAACCCACGACGGAAGCAGAGACCAACACCACAAGCAAGCTATCTGGTAAACCCCAGATTGACTATATCTATGACCCTAACCTGCCTCGAGAACTAAATGGGTACAATTTATCGGAATACCCATTCTATGAAGCTGTTCCACCCCCGGAGACTATGGACTTCAAGTGTGATGGTCTACATGATGGGTTTTATGCGTCCATTCCTCATAAGTGTCAG GTCTACCATCACTGTTTATTCGGTACGAGATACGACTTCCTCTGCGCGAACTATACAGCTTTTGACCAGAAAACATTCATTTGTCAATTCGTGTCTGAAGTTGACTGCAAGAACTCAGCGAATTATTTTAGcag AAACGAAGCGCTCTACAAACAAGACAGTACTACAACCCCCGCTCCCCCCTCCACCACGACCACAACTACCACGACCACTCCCCGCCCGCCCAGACCGGGTCGTCGACGCCCCTACCATAGATACGAGTATTATGACGatgatgaatattattatccaCGGGATCGAGATGAATATGATTATGAAGAAAG AGGAGGTAGACGACAAAGACCCAGACCTGCCAGACCTGGTAAAAGAAGGCCACAAGATGATTATGATGACAG ATACGAAACCCGAACAAGACCACGGGACGAAGCAGAAGAAGAATACGAAGATAGAAGACCGTATGACAGACCGAGAACCAAAAGACCGTACACAGATTACAGAAGACCATATGATGATGAGGAAATACGACCCTACAAAGGTGGAAGACGGCAAAGACCACGAGATGAAGAGGATGAAAGATATAGAGCTGAAGATGAAGATAGGCCAAGACCAAGTGCACGACCAAAACAAAGACCGAGAGACGAATTTAGATCCAGGGATGATGTTGAAAATGATAAACTGGATAGACCAAGAGATGATGAACGATTAAGAGATGAACGTCCTAGAGATGAAATGAGACCTCGTGATGAAGTTAGGCCAAGGGATGAAGTCAGACCAAGGGATGAAATCAGACCTAGGGATGAAATGAGGCCTCGTGATGAGGTAAGGCCTAGGGATGAAATCAGACCAAGGGATGAAATTAGGCCAAGGGATGAAATCAGACCTAGAGATGAAGTAAGACCTAGAGACGAAATAAGACCTAGAGATGAAAAAAGGCCACGGGATGAACCCGAAATAATTGATGATATTAAGCCGCGAGATGAAGTCAGACCTCGCGACGAAATTCGTCCACGTTATGAATTTCGTTCGAGAGACGACAAGAGACCCGATAGGAGACCGTTAAGAGATGAAATAGCTGACGTTAAGCCCACAGAAAGACCTTCAGGCGAAGGACGTGGACAGTTCCGGCCATTCAAGGGTAGAGAAAGAGAAGAAAGACCGTATGTAAAACCAGAGAGAAACTACGATGATGAAGATAAAATAGAAGAAGAAAAGCGCCAAGTATCCACGGCTCCAGATCCATCACAGCCTTTAGTTAAGCCAAATGGTCACGGTATTTTCAGCAAACCGAGAATGCCGCCAAAAATTAAACGTCCAGTCCCTTTGAGTGAAAAGGACAAGTACGATTACGTTCCTGTATCTACCACGAAATTACCAGCGAAAGCGGCTGACGATGATTATTATGATGATTATGAAGAAGACGATATAAGTAGACCGATGCCATCAGCTAAAACTAGTACATTTCAGCAGAGGCCTAAACCAGAACCTGTCGAAAGAGAAAAATTTAAACCGTCCAGACCAACAGGCCCCGCTAATTTAAAAGTGAAAAAGCCTAAAAGACCGATAGATTACGATGACGACGAATACTATTACGAGCCTACGCCTAAAACTGCGAAATACACATACGCGCAAAGAGGCAAAGAGGACAGACCATTAAAAGTAAAAGATGATGACTATTACGATGaggaaaaagaaaaagaagcgTCGCCTAGAAAAAGGTTAGATGACGACATAGTCGACAAGGTAAAAGACGTGAGGACGAACGTGAAAGTTGTTAAGCGTCCTTTTTTACCGTCTAGGGGTGGGAGTCCCTACCTACCAAGAGGATTACAACCGGTAGGTGGGAAAAACTTGAACTCAGCACCAAATACCACCCCTAAACCGACTACCACTTCCTCTACTACTACCACTAGCACTACTACCACTACTACCACCACTACCACTACTACACCTAAACCTACAACCACTagacaaacaacaacaacaacacgCACAACAACCGTTCCTACCGCGGCAACAACACCAAAGCTTGAAGAAGAATATGAATACTACGATGAAGATGAAGAAGATTATGAGAGCAAAAAAGAACCagaaacaacaacaaaagcCGCAGAAGTCAAAACCAACCCGCCTACAACAACACAAGCGAACAGAGCGAAAGATCTAGCTACAAAAGTCCTACGAACATTTAACGATAATTACGAAGCAATAAAAGAACAATTAGAATCAACACTCAAACCAGGCGCATATCTAAAACCTTACATTTCCCAGATCAACAAAGAAGACAAGAAAATAGAACCAAAACCAGAAATATCAAAACCCTACACAGCAACGGGCAAACCGTTAAAACTAGATGTATCTATCAAGCAGAATTTAGCGGATTCAATTGAAAATGAGTACGACGAGCGATTTAATGATGCTCTAGC